In Deinobacterium chartae, the genomic stretch CGTATACGGCATCCTCGAGGATTACCCGCCGGGATGCACGCTGTTTTACCTGCGTAAGACCCTGCGCTGAGCGCCGCGCTGCCCCGCCTGAGCCACACGGCGGATGGTCAGGGGCGCGCCCGCACCGCACAATCTTCTAACCCGCCCAGCGGGCCAGGAGGAGCCATGACCATGACCACCGTGAGTTTCAGGCCGTTTACCGAGGCGGACTACCCCACGCTGCTCGAGCTGATGAACGCCGCCTATCCGGATACACCCCGCTACGAGCAGGACGTGCGGCTGTTCGACCAGCAGCGCGATCCGCAGGCGCGTTTCGTGCGCGATCTGATGCAGGTGGGCGACCGGGTCGTCGCGGCGGGAGAGTACGAAACCCACCGCGCGCTGCCCCGGGCTGGCCGCCTGGCCCTGCGGCTGTTCGTGCCGCGCGCGCAGTGGGGACAGGGGCTGGAGGTCCCGTTGTTCGATCACCTGCTGGCCCGCGCCCTCGAGGAAGGGCCCAGCGGACTGGACACCTCGGTCCCCGAGAACTCCTGGGAGCTGCCGTTTTTGCAGGAGCGGGGGTTTCGCGAGACCGAACGCATGTGGCACTCGGTGCTGGACCTGTCGACCTTCGATGCGGCCCCGTTCGTGCGTTTCCGGCAGCGGGCCGCGTCGGCGGGCGTCAGCCTGCGGCCGCTGGACACCCTTGCGCGGGACGAGGCCTTCCAGCGCCGGATGTACGCTGCCATCAGCGAGATCTTGCTGGACCTGCCGTCGGCCACGCCCTTTGAGCCCTGGCCGTTCGAGCTGTGGCAGGAGCGGGCCTGGAACCACCCGCTGCGGCGTCACGACCTGACCTTGCTGGCCCTCGAGGGCGACGAGATCGTGGGCATCGCAGAACTGTACGGGACGCACGAGCCCGGAGCCCTGCGCATCGGGCTGACCGGCGTGCGCCGCCCCTGGCGGCGGCGTGGCGTGGCGCAGGCCCTCAAGCTCGAGGGAACCCTGCGTGCCCGTGAGGCCGGGTTCGAGCGTGTCCGCACGGTCAACCACTCGGTCAATCGCCCGATGCTCGCCATCAACGAGGCGATGGGCTTCGTCAAAGAGCCGGCCACCGTTCACCTGGCGCTGGACCTCGGCGCGCCTGGCCCCCGCAGCGAGAGCTAGCCGGGGATTTCGACCGGGAGCTGTAAGAAGGCCGCTGCGCTTTGGGCCAGCAGGGTCAGCGGAGCGCGCTCGAGCGGGTGCGGGGTATTTGGCAGTACCGCCAGGCTGCCGTGCCGCAGGGCGCGGTAGGCCCCGGCGGTCTCCTCGAGGCTGACCGTCGCGTCGCGGTCTCCGACCGCCAGCAACACCGGAATTTCCAGGGCCTCGAGGTCCGGGGTGGTCACTGCGGGACGCTCGCCCAGCCCGGTCATCAGGTCCGCCGTGGCCCGCAGCAGCGCCGCCCAGCGGTCGGCACCGTGGCGGTCGCTCAGCAGCTGTGCGAAGCGCGGTACTTTCTGTTGCAGCTTTTCCGGGTCGAGCATGCTGCGCTCGCGCGCGGCCACTTCGGGCGTCCAGGCCAATTTGGTCGCCAGGGCCAGTACCCGTCCGACCCGCTCGGGTCGGTGGCGGGCCAGCCACAGTGCCAGATAGCCGCCCAGGCTGTACCCCACGAAGTCGGCCCGTGTGGTGCCGCGCTCCTCGAGGTCGCGCAGCACGCCCAGCGCCAGGGATTCCACCGCGAGGCCGCCGCTGGGCAGCGGAGAGGGACCGTGGCCCTCGAGGTGCGGGGTGATCAGCGGGCGGCCGGGGAGCAGCGCGCCCAGGGCGTCCCGGAGCGGGTACATGGTTTCGGCGCTGCCCAGCGCACCGTGCAGCAGGACCACGGGAGTCTCGGACATGCGGGTATCGTAACCCGAATCGAAGTTCTCCGTTCGGGGAATGTTCGGCAAGAACGAACGCCTGGCCGCTAGGTTAAGGATGCATTAAAAAAGCCGCTCCCACTGGGAGCGGCTGACCGAAGCGCGCTTTACTCGCGGCGTCCGCCGGCGAAGCCGAACAGGCGCAGCAGCATCAGGAACAGGTTGATGAAGTCCAGGTACAGCGTCAGCGCACCGAAAACAGCCATCTTTTCGCCCACTTCGCCGCTCACGCCGCCCACCGAGCCGTCCCAGCCGTCTCCGGCAGGGCCGTACTGCGCGATGGCCTTGAGCTTCTGGATGTCGTAGGCGGTCAGGGCCGCGAAGATGATCACGCCTACGGCCGAGATGATGAAGGCCAGCGGACCGCTCTGCAAGAAGAGGTTGACCACCATGGCGATCAGCAGGCCGATCAGGGCCATGAAGGCGATCGAACCGACCTTGGTCAGGTCCACCTTGGTGGTGTAACCGATCAGGGCCATGGCACCGAACATGCCCGCAGCGGTCACGAAGGCCGAGGCGATGGC encodes the following:
- a CDS encoding Bax inhibitor-1/YccA family protein, whose amino-acid sequence is MYDTQRVTASASNLRAFFNRTFTWMAAGLVLTAVVAWYTVSSASLMSFVAGAILPLLLVQLALVFGFGFLLPRVSATVAGVLFAVYSALNGLTLSRIFLVYTDTAIASAFVTAAGMFGAMALIGYTTKVDLTKVGSIAFMALIGLLIAMVVNLFLQSGPLAFIISAVGVIIFAALTAYDIQKLKAIAQYGPAGDGWDGSVGGVSGEVGEKMAVFGALTLYLDFINLFLMLLRLFGFAGGRRE
- a CDS encoding alpha/beta fold hydrolase; this encodes MSETPVVLLHGALGSAETMYPLRDALGALLPGRPLITPHLEGHGPSPLPSGGLAVESLALGVLRDLEERGTTRADFVGYSLGGYLALWLARHRPERVGRVLALATKLAWTPEVAARERSMLDPEKLQQKVPRFAQLLSDRHGADRWAALLRATADLMTGLGERPAVTTPDLEALEIPVLLAVGDRDATVSLEETAGAYRALRHGSLAVLPNTPHPLERAPLTLLAQSAAAFLQLPVEIPG
- a CDS encoding GNAT family N-acetyltransferase; protein product: MTMTTVSFRPFTEADYPTLLELMNAAYPDTPRYEQDVRLFDQQRDPQARFVRDLMQVGDRVVAAGEYETHRALPRAGRLALRLFVPRAQWGQGLEVPLFDHLLARALEEGPSGLDTSVPENSWELPFLQERGFRETERMWHSVLDLSTFDAAPFVRFRQRAASAGVSLRPLDTLARDEAFQRRMYAAISEILLDLPSATPFEPWPFELWQERAWNHPLRRHDLTLLALEGDEIVGIAELYGTHEPGALRIGLTGVRRPWRRRGVAQALKLEGTLRAREAGFERVRTVNHSVNRPMLAINEAMGFVKEPATVHLALDLGAPGPRSES